The Klebsiella sp. RHBSTW-00484 genome includes a window with the following:
- the kbl gene encoding glycine C-acetyltransferase, which translates to MRGDFYKQLTNDLDTARAEGLFKEERIITSAQQADITVGGSQVINFCANNYLGLANHPELIAAAKSGMDSHGFGMASVRFICGTQDSHKALEKKLADFLGMEDAILYSSCFDANGGLFETLLGAEDAIISDALNHASIIDGVRLCKAKRFRYANNDMQELEARLKEAREAGARHVLIATDGVFSMDGVIANLKGVCDLADKYDALVMVDDSHAVGFVGENGRGSHEYCDVMGRVDIITGTLGKALGGASGGYTAARKEVVEWLRQRSRPYLFSNSLAPAIVAASIKVLEMVEAGSELRDRLWSNARLFREKMSAAGFTLAGADHAIIPVMLGEASVAQAFARELQKEGIYVTGFFYPVVPKGQARIRTQMSAAHTPEQIERAVEAFTRIGKQLGVIA; encoded by the coding sequence ATGCGTGGTGATTTCTACAAACAGTTAACCAATGACCTGGATACCGCGCGCGCGGAAGGGTTGTTTAAAGAAGAACGGATTATTACTTCAGCACAGCAGGCAGATATCACCGTCGGCGGTAGCCAGGTGATTAACTTCTGCGCCAATAACTATCTGGGTCTCGCGAACCACCCGGAGCTGATTGCCGCTGCGAAAAGTGGAATGGACAGTCACGGCTTCGGCATGGCCTCCGTACGCTTTATCTGCGGTACTCAGGACAGCCATAAAGCGCTTGAGAAAAAGCTGGCGGATTTTCTCGGTATGGAAGACGCGATTCTGTATTCTTCCTGCTTTGACGCTAACGGCGGCCTGTTTGAAACCCTGCTCGGCGCAGAAGACGCGATTATCTCCGATGCCCTGAACCATGCGTCAATCATCGACGGCGTGCGCCTGTGTAAAGCGAAGCGCTTTCGCTACGCCAACAACGACATGCAGGAACTGGAAGCTCGCCTGAAAGAGGCTCGCGAAGCGGGTGCTCGTCATGTGCTGATCGCCACCGACGGCGTCTTCTCAATGGATGGTGTGATTGCCAACCTGAAAGGCGTTTGCGATCTGGCGGATAAATACGATGCGCTGGTCATGGTCGATGACTCTCACGCCGTTGGCTTTGTCGGTGAAAACGGTCGCGGCTCTCATGAGTACTGCGACGTGATGGGCCGGGTCGATATCATCACCGGTACCTTAGGCAAAGCGCTGGGCGGCGCGTCCGGTGGCTATACCGCAGCGCGTAAAGAGGTCGTTGAGTGGCTGCGCCAGCGCTCTCGCCCGTATCTGTTCTCCAACTCGCTGGCTCCGGCGATTGTCGCCGCTTCGATTAAAGTGCTGGAGATGGTGGAAGCGGGCAGCGAGCTGCGCGACCGTCTATGGTCCAACGCGCGTCTGTTCCGTGAAAAAATGAGCGCCGCAGGCTTTACCCTGGCGGGCGCCGATCACGCCATTATCCCGGTGATGCTCGGTGAAGCCTCCGTAGCGCAGGCGTTCGCGCGCGAGCTGCAAAAAGAAGGTATTTATGTCACTGGATTCTTCTATCCAGTGGTACCAAAAGGCCAGGCGCGTATTCGCACCCAGATGTCTGCGGCGCATACCCCTGAACAAATTGAACGTGCGGTGGAAGCCTTTACCCGCATCGGTAAACAACTGGGCGTGATTGCCTAA
- the tdh gene encoding L-threonine 3-dehydrogenase, with product MKALSKLKAEEGIWMTDVPEPEVGHNDLLIKIRKTAICGTDVHIYNWDEWSQKTIPVPMVVGHEYVGEVVGIGQEVRGFKLGDRVSGEGHITCGHCRNCRAGRTHLCRNTTGVGVNRPGCFAEYLVIPAFNAFKIPDNISDDLASIFDPFGNAVHTALSFDLVGEDVLVSGAGPIGVMAAAVAKHVGARNVVITDVNEYRLELARKMGVTRAVNVAKENLNDVMAELGMTEGFDVGLEMSGAPPAFRTMLDTMNHGGRIAMLGIPPSDMSIDWTKVIFKGLFIKGIYGREMFETWYKMAALIQSGLDLSPIITHRFGIDDFQQGFDAMRSGQSGKVILSWD from the coding sequence ATGAAAGCGTTATCCAAACTGAAGGCGGAAGAAGGCATCTGGATGACCGACGTACCGGAACCGGAAGTCGGCCACAACGATTTGCTGATTAAAATCCGCAAGACCGCAATTTGCGGTACCGACGTGCATATCTACAACTGGGATGAGTGGTCGCAAAAAACCATTCCGGTCCCGATGGTTGTGGGCCATGAATACGTGGGCGAAGTGGTGGGTATCGGTCAGGAAGTGCGCGGCTTTAAGCTTGGCGATCGCGTTTCCGGCGAAGGGCATATTACCTGCGGCCACTGCCGTAACTGCCGCGCCGGGCGCACGCATTTGTGCCGCAACACGACGGGCGTCGGCGTAAACCGTCCGGGCTGCTTTGCTGAATATCTGGTGATTCCGGCGTTTAATGCGTTCAAGATCCCGGACAATATCTCTGACGATCTGGCGTCGATTTTCGACCCGTTTGGTAATGCCGTTCATACCGCGCTCTCTTTCGACCTCGTCGGCGAAGATGTGCTGGTTTCCGGTGCAGGCCCGATTGGCGTGATGGCGGCGGCAGTGGCGAAGCATGTCGGTGCGCGTAACGTCGTTATTACTGACGTGAACGAATATCGTCTGGAGCTGGCGCGCAAAATGGGCGTGACCCGCGCGGTAAACGTTGCGAAAGAGAACCTTAACGATGTGATGGCTGAACTGGGCATGACTGAAGGTTTCGATGTGGGCCTGGAGATGTCCGGCGCACCGCCGGCGTTTCGTACCATGCTGGATACCATGAACCACGGCGGGCGTATTGCCATGCTTGGCATCCCGCCGTCAGATATGTCTATCGACTGGACCAAGGTGATTTTCAAAGGGCTGTTTATCAAAGGGATTTACGGCCGGGAAATGTTTGAAACCTGGTACAAAATGGCCGCGCTTATTCAGTCTGGATTGGATCTCTCGCCGATCATCACACATCGCTTTGGCATTGATGACTTCCAGCAGGGCTTCGACGCCATGCGCTCCGGTCAGTCTGGTAAAGTTATTCTTAGCTGGGATTAA
- a CDS encoding glycosyltransferase family 2 protein gives MFKLAVCLLTCNSSRLLREVLPPLIKVADEVIVIDSGSTDATLQICQQFGLTVHHHPYTAHGAQMNYATSLASHDWVLCMDSDEILDDDVVAAILALKAGDEPAPDCAWRLPRYWFVLGEEVRTIYPVSSPDFPVRLFNRTVARFNDRPVDDQVVGYKHSSKLAGFVRHDTFYSLHEVFNKLNSYTTRLVKYQKVRPSIGRGVISAIGAFFKWYLFSGAWRKGKVGVVTGLYATFYSFLKYFKAWYAHQDKQEPVAEKRPDSRQI, from the coding sequence ATGTTTAAACTTGCTGTATGCTTATTGACCTGTAACTCATCCCGCCTATTACGGGAGGTTTTACCACCTTTGATCAAGGTGGCCGATGAAGTGATCGTCATCGACTCGGGCAGCACGGACGCCACGCTGCAGATTTGCCAACAATTCGGTCTTACTGTTCACCACCATCCTTATACCGCTCACGGCGCACAGATGAATTACGCGACATCCCTGGCCAGCCATGACTGGGTGCTGTGTATGGATAGCGATGAAATTCTCGATGATGATGTCGTGGCGGCTATTCTGGCGCTGAAAGCTGGCGATGAACCTGCACCTGACTGCGCATGGCGTCTGCCGCGCTACTGGTTCGTTTTGGGTGAAGAGGTGCGAACCATTTACCCGGTCTCATCGCCGGATTTTCCCGTGCGTTTATTTAATCGTACCGTTGCGCGCTTTAACGATAGACCGGTGGACGATCAGGTTGTCGGCTATAAGCACTCCAGCAAACTGGCAGGCTTCGTGCGCCACGATACCTTCTACTCCCTGCATGAAGTGTTTAATAAGCTCAATAGCTATACTACGCGGCTGGTTAAATACCAGAAGGTCAGGCCGTCGATTGGGCGCGGGGTGATCAGCGCAATTGGCGCTTTCTTTAAGTGGTATCTGTTCAGCGGGGCATGGCGTAAGGGAAAAGTGGGTGTGGTCACCGGGCTGTACGCGACCTTTTACAGCTTTCTCAAATACTTCAAGGCATGGTATGCCCATCAGGATAAGCAGGAACCCGTAGCGGAAAAGCGCCCGGATTCCCGGCAAATTTAG
- a CDS encoding divergent polysaccharide deacetylase family protein, giving the protein MLQFRTIALAVTTTLVMASPVFAGKLSIVIDDFGYRPHTENQVLALPANISVAVLPNAPHAREMATKAHNLGHEVLIHLPMAPLSKQPLEKDTLRPDMNSSEIERIIREAYGKVPYAVGLNNHMGSAMTSSLFGMQKVMQALERYNLYFLDSVTIGNTQAMRAAQGTGVKVIKRKVFLDDTQNEADIRYQFNRAIALARRNGSAIAIGHPHPTTVRVLQQMVYNLPPDITLVRPSSLLNEPQVDTSTPNIAPPSAQPPRNPFRGVKLCKPKRPPEPVNASRFFTILSESISQSALVQYYQLKWQGWDNPTN; this is encoded by the coding sequence TTGCTTCAATTTCGCACAATTGCACTCGCGGTAACCACTACGCTGGTTATGGCGTCGCCGGTTTTTGCCGGCAAACTCTCCATTGTTATCGATGACTTTGGCTATCGTCCGCATACGGAAAACCAGGTGCTGGCGCTGCCCGCCAACATCTCCGTCGCTGTACTCCCTAATGCTCCTCATGCCCGCGAAATGGCGACCAAAGCGCATAACCTCGGTCATGAGGTCCTGATCCACCTGCCGATGGCACCACTCAGTAAGCAACCGCTGGAAAAAGACACGCTCCGCCCGGATATGAACAGCAGCGAGATCGAACGCATTATCCGTGAAGCCTATGGCAAGGTACCGTACGCCGTGGGGCTGAATAACCATATGGGCAGCGCCATGACCTCCAGCCTGTTCGGTATGCAAAAGGTGATGCAGGCGCTGGAGCGCTACAATCTTTACTTCCTCGATAGCGTCACCATCGGCAACACTCAGGCCATGCGCGCGGCGCAGGGCACCGGCGTGAAGGTGATCAAGCGCAAGGTGTTCCTCGACGATACGCAGAACGAAGCGGATATCCGCTATCAATTCAACCGCGCAATCGCTCTGGCACGGCGCAACGGTTCGGCTATCGCCATCGGCCACCCGCACCCAACTACGGTGCGCGTGCTGCAGCAGATGGTGTATAACCTGCCGCCGGATATAACCCTGGTACGCCCGAGCAGCCTGCTCAACGAACCGCAGGTCGATACCTCAACGCCGAATATCGCGCCGCCGTCTGCACAGCCGCCGCGCAACCCGTTCCGCGGCGTGAAGTTGTGCAAACCGAAGCGTCCGCCAGAGCCGGTCAACGCCAGTCGCTTCTTTACCATTCTGAGCGAAAGCATCAGCCAGAGTGCTCTGGTGCAGTACTACCAGTTGAAGTGGCAGGGCTGGGATAACCCCACTAACTAA
- the envC gene encoding murein hydrolase activator EnvC: MRGKATYSNTWIATAVRSVLYASALSAGVLLCAASAHADDRDQLKSIQADIAAKQRAIKQQQQQRSSLLDQLRAQEEAISAAARQLRETQNTLNQLNKQIDEMNAALAKLERQRASQERNLSAQLDAAFRQGPHTGIQMILSGEEGQRNQRLQAYFGYLNQARQETIAQLKQTREDVAVQKTMLEEKQSQQQTLVYEQRAQQNKLEQARNERKKTLASLESSIQKGQQQLSELRANESRLRGRIAQAEAAAKARAEREAREAQSVRDRQQEASRKGTTYKTTESERSLISRTGGLGAPRGQAFWPVRGSILHRYGEQLQGELRWKGMVIAASEGTEVKAVADGRVILADWLQGYGLVVVVEHGKGDMSLYGYNQSALVSVGTQVRAGQPIALVGSSGGQGRPSLYFEIRRQGQAVNPQPWLGR, from the coding sequence ATGAGGGGAAAGGCGACTTATTCAAATACATGGATCGCAACGGCAGTTCGGTCCGTCCTGTACGCCAGCGCGCTTAGCGCTGGCGTATTGCTGTGCGCCGCATCTGCTCATGCCGATGACCGCGACCAGCTGAAATCTATTCAGGCCGATATCGCCGCCAAACAGCGGGCGATTAAGCAACAGCAGCAACAGCGCTCTTCCCTGCTCGACCAGCTTAGAGCACAGGAAGAAGCCATCTCCGCCGCCGCGCGTCAACTGCGTGAAACCCAGAACACCCTAAACCAGCTGAATAAGCAGATCGACGAAATGAACGCCGCGCTCGCTAAGCTGGAACGTCAGCGTGCGTCGCAGGAACGCAATCTCTCTGCACAGCTTGATGCTGCATTTCGTCAAGGGCCGCATACCGGCATCCAGATGATCCTTAGCGGTGAGGAGGGGCAGCGTAATCAGCGTCTCCAGGCCTATTTTGGTTATCTGAACCAGGCGCGTCAGGAAACCATCGCCCAGCTCAAGCAGACCCGCGAAGACGTGGCGGTGCAAAAGACCATGCTGGAAGAGAAACAAAGCCAGCAGCAAACTCTGGTTTACGAACAACGCGCCCAGCAAAACAAGCTGGAACAGGCGCGTAACGAGCGTAAAAAGACCCTCGCCAGCCTTGAATCCTCTATTCAGAAAGGCCAGCAGCAGTTAAGCGAATTACGGGCTAACGAATCGCGCCTGCGCGGTCGTATCGCCCAGGCGGAAGCGGCAGCTAAAGCGCGCGCGGAGCGTGAAGCCCGCGAGGCGCAAAGCGTTCGCGATCGCCAGCAGGAAGCCTCGCGCAAAGGTACCACCTACAAAACCACCGAGAGCGAACGCTCGCTGATCTCCCGAACCGGTGGTCTTGGCGCACCTCGCGGCCAGGCATTCTGGCCAGTACGCGGATCAATTCTCCATCGCTATGGCGAACAGCTGCAAGGTGAACTACGTTGGAAAGGGATGGTTATCGCTGCGTCTGAAGGCACCGAGGTCAAAGCCGTTGCCGATGGTCGGGTCATTCTCGCCGATTGGCTACAGGGTTATGGCCTGGTGGTAGTCGTTGAACACGGCAAAGGCGACATGAGTCTTTACGGCTATAACCAAAGCGCGCTGGTCAGCGTCGGCACTCAGGTCCGGGCGGGCCAGCCGATTGCTCTCGTAGGCAGCAGCGGCGGTCAGGGCCGTCCGTCGCTCTATTTCGAAATTCGCCGCCAGGGTCAGGCGGTCAATCCACAGCCGTGGTTGGGAAGATAA
- the gpmM gene encoding 2,3-bisphosphoglycerate-independent phosphoglycerate mutase: MSVSKKPMVLVILDGYGYREDQQDNAIYSAKTPVMDALWAKRPHTLIDASGLEVGLPDRQMGNSEVGHVNLGAGRIVYQDLTRLDVEIKERTFFANPVLAAAVDNAVAAGKAVHIMGLMSPGGVHSHEDHILAMVELAAERGAEKIYLHAFLDGRDTPPRSAEKTLARFEDKFAALGKGRIASIIGRYYAMDRDNRWDRVEHAYDLMTLAKGEFQADTAVAGLQAAYARDENDEFVKATVIRAEGQADAAMEDGDAMIFMNFRADRAREITRAFVNADFDGFARKKVVNLDFVMLTEYAADIKVACAYPPASLANTFGEWMAKNDKTQLRISETEKYAHVTFFFNGGVEEPFKGEERILINSPKVATYDLQPEMSSAELTEKLVAAITGGQYDTIICNYPNGDMVGHTGVMEAAVKAVETLDHCIDQVTKAVESVGGQLLITADHGNAEQMRDPATGQAHTAHTNLPVPLIYVGDKNVKVANGGKLSDIAPTMLTLMGMEIPQEMTGKPLFIVE; the protein is encoded by the coding sequence ATGTCGGTTTCTAAAAAACCTATGGTACTGGTGATTCTGGATGGCTACGGCTACCGCGAAGACCAGCAGGATAACGCTATTTACAGCGCTAAAACCCCCGTTATGGATGCATTGTGGGCGAAACGTCCGCATACCCTGATTGATGCCTCAGGCCTGGAAGTGGGTCTGCCGGATCGTCAAATGGGTAACTCCGAAGTGGGCCACGTCAACCTTGGCGCAGGCCGTATCGTGTACCAGGACCTGACACGTCTGGACGTTGAAATTAAAGAACGCACCTTCTTCGCCAATCCAGTGCTGGCCGCAGCGGTTGATAACGCCGTTGCCGCAGGCAAAGCTGTGCATATCATGGGTCTGATGTCTCCGGGCGGCGTTCACAGCCACGAAGATCACATCCTGGCGATGGTTGAACTGGCCGCTGAGCGCGGTGCAGAAAAAATCTACCTGCACGCTTTCCTCGACGGCCGTGATACCCCGCCGCGCAGTGCTGAAAAGACGCTGGCACGTTTCGAAGACAAATTTGCCGCTCTGGGCAAAGGCCGCATCGCCTCAATCATTGGCCGCTACTACGCCATGGACCGCGACAACCGCTGGGATCGCGTTGAACACGCTTACGATCTGATGACTCTGGCGAAGGGCGAGTTCCAGGCTGATACCGCCGTTGCAGGCCTGCAGGCTGCTTATGCGCGTGATGAAAACGACGAATTCGTTAAAGCGACCGTTATCCGCGCTGAAGGCCAGGCCGATGCGGCAATGGAAGACGGCGATGCGATGATTTTCATGAACTTCCGCGCCGACCGCGCCCGTGAAATCACCCGCGCCTTCGTCAACGCCGATTTCGACGGCTTTGCGCGTAAGAAAGTCGTTAACCTCGATTTCGTGATGCTGACCGAATACGCCGCCGATATCAAAGTTGCCTGTGCCTACCCACCGGCCTCGCTGGCGAACACCTTCGGCGAGTGGATGGCGAAAAACGACAAAACCCAGTTGCGTATCTCCGAAACTGAGAAATATGCGCACGTGACCTTCTTCTTTAACGGCGGCGTTGAAGAGCCGTTCAAAGGCGAAGAGCGCATTCTGATCAACTCGCCGAAAGTCGCGACCTACGATCTGCAGCCGGAAATGAGCTCCGCTGAGCTGACAGAAAAACTGGTTGCTGCTATCACTGGCGGTCAGTACGACACCATCATCTGTAACTACCCGAATGGCGATATGGTTGGCCACACCGGAGTGATGGAAGCGGCAGTCAAAGCGGTTGAAACTCTGGATCACTGCATCGATCAGGTGACCAAAGCCGTTGAATCCGTCGGCGGTCAGTTGCTGATCACCGCAGACCACGGCAACGCCGAGCAGATGCGTGACCCGGCCACTGGCCAGGCGCACACCGCTCACACCAACCTGCCTGTTCCGCTGATTTACGTTGGCGATAAAAACGTGAAAGTCGCTAACGGCGGTAAACTTTCCGACATCGCGCCAACCATGCTGACGCTGATGGGAATGGAAATCCCGCAAGAGATGACTGGCAAGCCGCTGTTCATCGTGGAATAA
- a CDS encoding rhodanese-like domain-containing protein translates to MQEIMQFIGRHPVLSIAWVALLVAVLFTTFKGLMSKVKVITRGEATRLINKEDAVVVDLRQRDDFRKGHIAGSINLLTSDIKANNVGELEKHKSQPIIVVDGSGMQAQEPASALNKAGFEKVFVLKEGIAGWSGENLPLVRGK, encoded by the coding sequence ATGCAAGAAATTATGCAATTCATCGGCCGTCACCCCGTCCTGAGCATCGCGTGGGTCGCGCTGCTGGTGGCGGTGCTGTTCACCACCTTTAAAGGGCTGATGTCGAAAGTTAAAGTCATTACCCGTGGTGAAGCGACGCGTCTGATCAACAAAGAAGACGCTGTGGTTGTCGACCTGCGTCAGCGTGACGATTTCCGTAAAGGCCATATTGCTGGCTCCATCAACCTGCTGACGAGCGATATCAAAGCAAATAACGTCGGTGAGTTGGAAAAGCACAAATCGCAACCCATTATAGTGGTAGACGGTTCCGGTATGCAGGCACAAGAACCCGCCAGCGCGCTGAACAAAGCCGGTTTTGAAAAGGTCTTCGTACTGAAAGAAGGCATCGCAGGCTGGAGCGGCGAGAACCTTCCGCTGGTACGCGGTAAATAA
- the grxC gene encoding glutaredoxin 3, whose product MANIDIYTKATCPFCVRAKALLNSKGVTFNELPIDGNAAKREEMIQRSGRTTVPQIFIDAQHIGGCDDLYALDSRGGLDPLLR is encoded by the coding sequence ATGGCCAATATTGATATCTATACCAAAGCGACCTGCCCGTTCTGCGTGCGTGCGAAAGCGCTGCTGAACAGCAAGGGCGTGACGTTCAACGAGTTGCCAATCGATGGCAATGCTGCGAAGCGTGAAGAGATGATTCAGCGCAGCGGTCGGACGACGGTTCCGCAGATTTTTATTGATGCGCAGCACATTGGCGGCTGTGACGACTTGTACGCGCTTGATTCACGTGGTGGACTCGATCCCCTCTTGCGCTAA
- the secB gene encoding protein-export chaperone SecB translates to MSEQNSTEMTFQIQRIYTKDISFEAPNAPQVFQKDWQPEVKLDLDTASSQLAEGVYEVVLRVTVTASLGEETAFLCEVQQGGIFSIEGIDGTQMAHCLGAYCPNILFPYARECITSLVSRGTFPQLNLAPVNFDALFMNYLQQQSGEGAEQHQDA, encoded by the coding sequence ATGTCAGAACAAAACAGCACCGAAATGACTTTCCAGATCCAGCGTATCTACACCAAAGATATTTCTTTCGAAGCGCCAAACGCTCCGCAAGTTTTCCAGAAAGATTGGCAGCCGGAAGTTAAACTTGATCTGGATACGGCTTCCAGCCAGCTGGCTGAAGGCGTGTATGAAGTGGTGCTGCGTGTCACCGTAACCGCTTCCCTTGGCGAAGAAACTGCATTCCTGTGTGAAGTACAACAGGGCGGTATTTTCTCCATCGAAGGCATCGACGGTACCCAGATGGCGCATTGCCTCGGTGCATACTGCCCGAACATTCTGTTCCCGTATGCTCGCGAATGCATCACCAGCCTGGTTTCTCGCGGTACCTTCCCGCAACTGAACCTTGCGCCAGTGAACTTCGATGCGCTGTTTATGAACTATCTGCAGCAGCAGTCTGGCGAAGGTGCTGAACAACATCAGGATGCCTGA
- the gpsA gene encoding NAD(P)H-dependent glycerol-3-phosphate dehydrogenase encodes MNALNAAMTVIGAGSYGTALAITLARNGHHVVLWGHDPKHIATLQHDRCNAAFLPDVPFPDTLHLESDLAIALAASRDILVVVPSHVFGEVLRQIKPLMRADARLVWATKGLEAETGRLLQDVAREALGDDIPLAVISGPTFAKELAAGLPTAISLASTDPQFADDLQSLLHCGKSFRVYINPDFIGVQLGGAVKNVIAIGAGMSDGIGFGANARTALITRGLVEMSRLGEALGADPETFMGMAGLGDLVLTCTDNQSRNRRFGMMLGQGMDVQGAQDKIGQVVEGYRNTKEVRVLAQRLGVEMPITEEIYQVLYCGKIAREAALTLLGRARKDERSN; translated from the coding sequence ATGAACGCGCTTAACGCTGCAATGACTGTGATCGGTGCCGGCTCTTACGGCACCGCTCTTGCCATCACCCTGGCAAGAAATGGCCACCATGTTGTCCTGTGGGGCCATGACCCGAAACATATTGCGACGCTGCAGCACGATCGCTGCAACGCTGCATTCCTCCCTGACGTCCCTTTCCCTGATACGCTGCATCTGGAAAGCGATCTGGCGATCGCGCTGGCTGCCAGCCGCGATATCCTGGTTGTTGTGCCGAGCCATGTTTTTGGCGAAGTGCTGCGGCAGATTAAACCGCTGATGCGCGCTGATGCACGCCTGGTTTGGGCGACAAAAGGCCTCGAAGCGGAAACCGGACGCCTGTTGCAGGACGTAGCGCGTGAAGCGCTGGGCGATGATATCCCGTTGGCGGTGATTTCCGGCCCGACTTTTGCCAAAGAGCTGGCCGCAGGCCTGCCGACAGCTATCTCGCTGGCCTCTACGGACCCGCAGTTTGCTGACGATCTGCAGAGTCTGCTGCACTGCGGCAAGAGCTTCCGCGTCTACATCAACCCGGATTTCATCGGCGTTCAGCTTGGCGGCGCGGTGAAAAACGTTATCGCCATCGGCGCCGGGATGTCTGACGGCATCGGCTTTGGCGCCAATGCCCGTACCGCGCTTATTACGCGCGGATTAGTTGAGATGTCTCGCCTCGGAGAAGCGCTTGGCGCCGATCCGGAAACCTTTATGGGGATGGCGGGCCTTGGCGATCTGGTGCTGACCTGTACCGATAACCAATCACGTAACCGCCGCTTCGGCATGATGCTCGGTCAGGGCATGGATGTGCAAGGCGCGCAGGATAAGATTGGTCAGGTGGTTGAAGGCTACCGCAATACCAAAGAAGTTCGCGTTCTGGCACAGCGTTTAGGCGTTGAAATGCCAATAACCGAGGAAATTTATCAGGTATTGTATTGCGGAAAAATTGCGCGCGAGGCAGCATTGACCTTATTAGGTCGTGCACGCAAGGACGAGCGTAGCAACTAA